In bacterium, one genomic interval encodes:
- a CDS encoding polyribonucleotide nucleotidyltransferase: protein MKKIVISSGEKNIEIELNSVAKQSHGSSLVRCGETIVLVTAVQSEEEKEDVDFFPLICDYREQTSAAGKIPGGFFKREGKPSEREVLVSRLIDRSIRPIFPENFYKEVQIISLVLSADQENEPDILSIIGASTSLLFSPIPFYIPVASVRIVKKNGKFLINPTISDSQESDLNLVISGTENSIVMLEGIANEISEEDFLTAIELGWNEIKKIVNVLKEITCQEKEKVEFSIEKEISEIITDYIRKNITNAYNYPEKQKRKEFYKQIKETFLTQFEEEKKKEIEKIYEHIFENEIRNLILTHKKRLDGRDLKEIRPIECKVGLLPRNHGSALFTRGQTQCLASVTLGTSMDQQIVDGLYEETTKRFMVHYNFPPFSVGEVSQLRAPSRREIGHGNLAERALLPMIPSEKVFPYTIRIVANILESNGSSSMATVCAGSLSLMDAGVPIEKHVGGVSVGLIKNGDKYVILTDIQGEEDHYGDMDLKIAGTKDGITGFQMDVKITNLTFEILKEAVYQSKEARKEILDKMYSVISSPRTSLSPYAPKILTIKINPEKVGLVIGSGGKTIKKIIDETGVRIDILEEGEIRIYSNDMEACKKAASEINKIAEEPEIGQIYEGVVTKIFPFGAVVKFLPSQEGLVHISELAPYRIKRVEDVVKIGSPIKVKVIGIDEQGRVLLSRKQIEESQKKGDENEQGSKSKY, encoded by the coding sequence AACAATTGTACTTGTAACAGCAGTCCAGAGTGAAGAAGAAAAGGAAGATGTTGATTTTTTCCCTTTAATCTGTGATTACAGAGAACAAACATCCGCCGCAGGTAAAATTCCAGGAGGATTTTTTAAAAGAGAAGGAAAACCATCTGAAAGAGAAGTTCTTGTAAGTAGATTAATTGATAGGTCAATAAGACCAATTTTCCCGGAAAATTTTTATAAAGAAGTCCAAATAATCTCTCTTGTACTTTCAGCAGACCAGGAAAATGAACCTGATATTCTATCAATAATTGGTGCTTCAACATCATTACTTTTTTCTCCAATCCCTTTTTATATTCCAGTTGCTTCTGTCAGAATAGTGAAAAAAAATGGAAAATTTTTAATAAATCCGACAATTTCTGATTCACAGGAAAGTGATTTGAATTTAGTAATTTCAGGAACGGAAAACTCCATAGTAATGCTTGAAGGAATTGCAAATGAAATATCTGAGGAGGACTTTTTAACAGCGATAGAACTGGGATGGAATGAGATAAAAAAAATAGTAAATGTCTTAAAAGAAATTACCTGTCAGGAAAAAGAAAAAGTAGAGTTCAGTATTGAAAAAGAAATATCTGAAATTATTACTGACTATATAAGAAAAAACATAACAAATGCGTATAATTATCCCGAAAAACAAAAAAGAAAAGAATTTTATAAACAGATTAAAGAAACATTTCTCACTCAATTTGAAGAAGAAAAGAAAAAAGAAATTGAAAAAATATATGAACATATATTTGAAAATGAAATAAGAAATCTAATACTAACCCATAAAAAACGACTTGATGGAAGGGATTTAAAAGAAATAAGACCGATAGAGTGTAAAGTTGGACTTCTACCGAGAAATCATGGGTCTGCTTTATTTACAAGAGGACAAACACAATGCCTTGCTTCTGTTACTCTTGGTACGAGTATGGACCAGCAAATAGTTGATGGGCTTTATGAAGAAACAACAAAAAGATTTATGGTTCATTATAACTTTCCGCCGTTTTCTGTTGGTGAAGTTTCCCAGTTAAGAGCTCCTTCCAGAAGAGAAATTGGACACGGAAATCTCGCAGAAAGAGCTCTTTTACCAATGATTCCATCTGAAAAAGTTTTTCCGTATACAATAAGAATAGTTGCAAATATACTTGAATCAAATGGTTCTTCTTCAATGGCAACAGTTTGTGCTGGTAGTTTATCCCTTATGGATGCTGGAGTTCCTATTGAAAAACATGTGGGAGGGGTATCAGTTGGATTGATTAAAAATGGAGATAAATATGTAATACTTACAGATATTCAGGGTGAAGAGGACCATTACGGAGATATGGATTTAAAAATAGCTGGAACAAAAGACGGGATAACAGGATTCCAGATGGATGTTAAAATTACCAATCTTACGTTTGAAATTTTAAAAGAAGCAGTTTATCAGTCAAAAGAAGCAAGAAAAGAAATCCTTGATAAAATGTACAGTGTTATTTCTTCGCCGAGAACTTCTCTTTCTCCCTATGCTCCAAAAATTTTAACAATTAAAATTAATCCTGAAAAAGTTGGTCTTGTAATTGGTTCAGGAGGAAAAACAATAAAAAAGATAATAGACGAAACAGGAGTTAGAATTGATATACTTGAAGAAGGTGAAATAAGGATATACTCAAATGATATGGAAGCGTGTAAAAAAGCAGCAAGTGAAATTAATAAAATTGCAGAAGAACCTGAAATAGGACAGATATATGAAGGTGTGGTGACAAAAATATTTCCATTTGGTGCAGTTGTTAAATTTTTACCCTCTCAAGAAGGACTTGTTCACATTTCTGAACTTGCACCATACAGGATTAAAAGAGTTGAAGATGTGGTTAAAATTGGTTCTCCTATTAAAGTCAAAGTAATAGGCATAGATGAACAGGGTAGGGTTCTCTTAAGCCGAAAACAAATAGAAGAAAGTCAGAAAAAGGGGGATGAAAATGAACAAGGCAGTAAAAGCAAATACTAA